CCACTCCTATACCTCTTGCACACCAGTATTCACCATCATTGTATATCTCAAATGTTACGAGCATACTATATCATTATTTAATTATTATTATAGTTAATTCTTAACGCATGAGCCGAATTTCACTTAACGTTCCGAGCGTATCTGAAGTTTCCTGAAGGGGAATTTGGGGAAATCTTTGATTTCCCTTTTATCCGCTGTTATATGACCGAGCGTAAGCGAGGCGAGGAGCGAAGCGACGAAGCGTAGCCGCCGAGCCAAATTTCTGATGGGATATATTTTCACTTTTGTATTATAGTTCTGTAAGTGAAAACATAATTTTTCCATGATGAACATTTAACATAGTGTCTATTGCTTTTTTATATTCGCTTAATTTGAATTTATGTGTGATTACTTTCCTCAAGATGTTTTGATTTTCTTCCACCATTTTGATAGCCCATATAAAATCCTTCGGAACATATCCTAGTTGTGTAAACATTTTGATCTCTTTTTTTATTAATTTTCTGAGATCAAAATCAAAACGTTTAGGCATACATGCCCCCTCTAAAATAATACCTCTTGGTTTAACGGCTCTTACACTATATTCCAACGATCCGGGGTTGCCCCCAGCATCCATCACAATATCATAAGAATGTTTTAGTTCTTCTACAGGAGTATTTTTTTTGTAAAATTCATCTACAATTTTTCCTATCAACCTAACCTGTTCTTTATGCCCAATAATTGCTATTAAACCGGCGTCTTTATATTTAGCGTGTACAGCGGAGAGCAATCCTATAGGTCCAGATCCAATTATTAGAACATTCTTATCTGTTACATCCACTTGATTTAAACTTTTAGT
Above is a genomic segment from Candidatus Desulfofervidus auxilii containing:
- a CDS encoding alcohol dehydrogenase catalytic domain-containing protein; the encoded protein is MTEYIEYKALVLEKPFKMTLKRLRVPKKEHIAKMIYSGVCGTDKHAIKGEADIKLPVVLGHENVGVVEGKRVTWPTIIPCGKCHNCKIGMENICENNMLFGLTTTKPLFAGGWGEYTPLPEGTILYEIPDNLDDDVAVLIETMASTKSLNQVDVTDKNVLIIGSGPIGLLSAVHAKYKDAGLIAIIGHKEQVRLIGKIVDEFYKKNTPVEELKHSYDIVMDAGGNPGSLEYSVRAVKPRGIILEGACMPKRFDFDLRKLIKKEIKMFTQLGYVPKDFIWAIKMVEENQNILRKVITHKFKLSEYKKAIDTMLNVHHGKIMFSLTEL